The sequence below is a genomic window from Candidatus Korarchaeum sp..
TTGTACAACTCCCTGGCGTCAGCAACTAAGGCTTCAGCCTCTATTCCTGCGGCTCTGCTGAACTCCACCGCTTTCTCCAGCGCATCCTCCCTCAGATCCACGAAAGTGAGCTCCGCATCCCTGCCGTTGCCAGCAGTTTCAAAGTAGATTTAAATAGACGTTGACCTATATGATGGGTGCTCCAGATGTGGGATGGTAAATGCCCCGAAGGGAGTGCTGCAGGTAGCTAAAAGCTGCCTTAAACCTTCAGATGGAGGGTCTTTCTCCATCCCAGAAGCTCTCTCATGATGGGATGGAGCGGGTTCACCCTGACAGGGGAGAAGGCTGATGAGGGCCCCAATGAACTCGGGAGGGGCCCAAAGCTGATGAGTCCCAAGGGCTACGTAAGTCTATCAAAGACTACGTAGCTCAGAACCCTAACTCAACTACCCTCTTGGCGAGGGCTATCCCCCCTACCCCCGGTCCCGCTGCAGACATCGACGATCCTCACCTTCCCCCTCCTCAGCACCTCCTCGATCCAGCGGTGCGAGATTATCTTGCCGAACTCCTCGAGGGCTCCCTCATACCTCTCCTTCCCCTCTCCCTCCGATAGGTCCTCGGGCCACCTGAACAACTTGTAGATCTTCTTGAGGCTCTCCGGATCGAACATCTAGGAGTTGCTCAGCTTAACTTTATAAATTTTTCACTCGAACCTGAGGGAAGTTATATCTCTTAAGTGATCATGAAAGTGAGAATGGTATATTTATGGTATATTGATCGATCTAGAGAGCATAGCTTAAAGCTTCTCAGGAGGAATTATCAACTTAAAGAGCTCTATACCATTTTTAAGGGATCATCTGACGATATAAGCTCATTTTCTCGGATAAAATCTGAGATATACTTCCTAAGGGAGGAGGGGTCGAGTTCCTCCCTTAGAATCTGGATTTTACATGTTTCCCTTGGATATCTCGCCCCAAGCTCAGAGCTAAGTCTAATTACATCTTCCTACTCAGCCTTTCTAATAGAACTAGGACAGTCCACTAATCAAGATCAGAGACAAGGGAGAATTTCTTAGGATAATGACTCCTCATTTGCTGTTTATGCCTTCCCTAACTATCCTTCTGAACTCCTTTAGAAGGTTGAGGTATCTTTCGAATTCTTTGTCCGATAACGAATAAATGGCAAGTATATTGATAACCAAATTTCCTGTAAGTTGATCAATTTTTTTAAGTTGCCCCCTATATTTAGAAGCTATTTCTTTTTCCTTTCCCATGAATCCATCAGCTAAGGATAATATGCGTGCGATTCTCTTCTTTAGAAATTCCTCATCTCGAATCTCTATGCCTAGTCCTTGAATAAATTCTAGCGCATCTCCTATTATCTTTTCAAGTTTATCACGAGACTTTGGTGAGAGAAAGATCGTATTTTCCCCTCTCCACGAATATCTCCTCTGGATGAGATATCCACGCCTCTCCTCTTTAGAAGATATAAGTCCAGCATTCTCCAGCACCTTGAGATGATAATATATTGTTTGTATAGATTTTCCTGTCTCAAATGCTAGATCCTCTGCAGTAGCCTCCCTCCTAGCTAATATATTTGCGATCATTCTTCTTGTCCTGCTTGCTAATATAGAAAGAAGTTCCTCGGTCATTATATCACCATCTCTCTACGAGCTTATAGCTTTAACACTGAGAGGAATAGATTGGCGTCCCTATAAATTTGTAGGAGTTCTGAGATCTCCATTGTAACCAAGACTCTCAGAACCGCAACCAGGTACCAACATTTCTGCACTCCTTCCTCCTGTCCTCCTCCCGTCCATCATCACAACCTCGGGATATTATTTCCGGATAGAACTACTTATAAGCATTATCTTCACGATATATATTATTATGAAAATATTTATACAGGGAAAATCCCGCTCTACTTTCGGGATGATTAATGAATCCTGTATCTGCTCTAATAGGATATTTAGGGGGTATAGATTTTATAATACTAAGAGATGAGACTGCCTGGTGTGGAAAATATATCTATGTGACTGGAACTTCTTCGAGATTCTCAGAAAGAGAAGGGGGAGTACTGCTAGAGCAAGAGGTCCACTCTAAGGGATTAGAGGAGAAGATACCTATAGACGGATTCGATATTCCCTCCGCACCACCTGAATGTCATTGGTATTATCTAAAGTAGAGAAGGTGATATAATGAACAGAGCATTGAATGTAACCCTTCTGATGTCTAGCAGCTTTCTCGCATCTATAATAGGAGGGATGCTCTTCTTCTTAATTCCTTTAATTTTTTCATCAGAAGAGGGGATTATGTGGCTCTATGGAATTTCTTTCTCCGCTCTGATGCTCGCCTCCTTAATCTCCTCATTCATCGGAGGACTGCTCGCTGATTCCATTGGGATATTGATTATGGTAAAACTGCCGGCTCTTCTCTCCTTCTTTGTCCTTCTGGGAATTTATCTCATGCTTCCGCTGGGAATTTTTTGGATAGCTGCCCTTCTTCCGCTCTTTGGATTCGTAGGAGGACTTTCAAGTCCGGCAATGCAGACCCTCATCTCCGAACTCATGCCAAGAGAGAGAATGGGGAGAATTTTCTCTTTGTTCAATGTGGTAATTGCATTGGGGGAGTTATTGGGTCCTCTCTTAGTCGCAATGACATCTAAAGGGCATGAATTCAGACCCTCAATACTCCTCATGGTGATAATGTGCCTCTTAGCTTTCCTCCTCAGGCTGAGAGTTGAATATGTGGAAGGGGAGAAAGCAAGAAGATTTTCCCATACACTTAGGGTAACAGCATCATCCCTTAAGAATTCAAATATAACTAATCTTCTCATCTTTATAGCCCTCGTGGGATCTGCTGAGGCCCTCTTCTCCACCTATCTAGTACCATATCTGTACTCTGTCCTGAGGTTCGAGCTGTATACGGTGACTGCGCTTTATATTATGGTAAAAGTAATACATATTACGACGCAACTTCCTGTAGGAATTTTGATCGATAAAGTTGGCTATCTGAGGATCCTTTATCTATCCTCCTTCATATCCTCCCTTGTCGCGATGGCCCTTCCTCTAGCGCGAAGCTGGCTCATTCCCTTGATCCTATGTGTTGGTGCTTTCTCAATGATGATGAACGACCCTGCCGTGAAAGTGGCCATTGGGACGAATTCCCCTAAGGAGGTGAGATCCACTATTTTTGGAATTGCAAACAACCTTGTGGTCCTATCGCAGAGCCCGATAGTTATAGTTGGTGGGTTCCTCTGGAGCATATGGCCGGGAAGCATTTACATAATCTCCTCGCTACTCTTTCTCTTTTCCCTGTTTATCTTGAGCATTCATAAGACAGCAAGAGTAGAGCTGTAAATTAGATCATCCGAAGGATATTGAAGGGACTTGATAGCCTTGAGGAGACAGAATATAGAAGATTAGAGGAGATTATCAACCCAAAGATCTCCATTCCCCCTGAAAGAGATCTATCTCAGCTCTCGCAAATTCCATTCATGTCCGGAAACGATCGATTTCCGGACGATCATGATGAGGCATTATCGCGGCGGCTTTCGAGCGGGCTGAGCCGCCATTAAAGAGCCTTAATCTCAATTTCCGAATCCTTTATCGGGTCTAAGCCTCCTGAAACGTATATCTAAGTCAAGCACACGAGAATTCCCACTGATCGCTCGATGAGGGCTTAATCTCTGTTAAAGCATTAAATAATGGATTCGCATGTATCATCGATGAATGAGGAGTGTATGTTCATCCTCTCGCTCCTCTCAGAGAGGCCCAGATCCCTCTCCGAGATATCATCTGAGGCATCTATATCGAGAGCGAGCGCTTACAGGTATTTGAGTGAACTAGAGGGGAGAGGATTGGGTTCTTAAGCGTGGAAGATCCTATTACCTGACGGATAGGGCTAGGACCCTCCTCAACCTAGAGCCAAAGGATGTCCTAGGCATATTCCTGATAGAGAAGCTGTTCCTGAGGGCCGTTAGGCTGAGGGCGGGAGGATGGGAAAGGGGTTTGGAGCTTCTGGAGAGATACTCAGGGGGGAAGGGCTATGTCCTCGGATATGAGACAGCTGCATATCTGAGGACGGGATACCAGCTTCCATCCGCGACCTTCGCTTACGTGAGGGGAAAGGATCTAGATGATTGGCTCTCCTGCCTGAACATGAGGAGGGGGGCTGGGGACCTCGTCCTGATACCCGTGAGGGAGCTCCCATCATTCGAACTCATCGGAGGGAAGCCCGTTGTTAATATTGAAAGGCTCAGATTGGAGCTCCTCGCATGGCTCGGGAGGGGGATCATTGACCTCGCCGCACTGGGGCAGGCTTTACCGCATGGAGTGAAGGATTCCTCAGAGTGATTCCCATCATA
It includes:
- a CDS encoding helix-turn-helix domain-containing protein: MTEELLSILASRTRRMIANILARREATAEDLAFETGKSIQTIYYHLKVLENAGLISSKEERRGYLIQRRYSWRGENTIFLSPKSRDKLEKIIGDALEFIQGLGIEIRDEEFLKKRIARILSLADGFMGKEKEIASKYRGQLKKIDQLTGNLVINILAIYSLSDKEFERYLNLLKEFRRIVREGINSK
- a CDS encoding MFS transporter → MNRALNVTLLMSSSFLASIIGGMLFFLIPLIFSSEEGIMWLYGISFSALMLASLISSFIGGLLADSIGILIMVKLPALLSFFVLLGIYLMLPLGIFWIAALLPLFGFVGGLSSPAMQTLISELMPRERMGRIFSLFNVVIALGELLGPLLVAMTSKGHEFRPSILLMVIMCLLAFLLRLRVEYVEGEKARRFSHTLRVTASSLKNSNITNLLIFIALVGSAEALFSTYLVPYLYSVLRFELYTVTALYIMVKVIHITTQLPVGILIDKVGYLRILYLSSFISSLVAMALPLARSWLIPLILCVGAFSMMMNDPAVKVAIGTNSPKEVRSTIFGIANNLVVLSQSPIVIVGGFLWSIWPGSIYIISSLLFLFSLFILSIHKTARVEL
- a CDS encoding helix-turn-helix domain-containing protein, translated to MNEECMFILSLLSERPRSLSEISSEASISRASAYRYLSELEGRGLGS